In Plectropomus leopardus isolate mb unplaced genomic scaffold, YSFRI_Pleo_2.0 unplaced_scaffold21578, whole genome shotgun sequence, the genomic window ttttacaaagaaatcaaaccaacttgctgaggttacaaagggttaatggtCTTATCCTCACCTGATATTCACTGAAGTCCACCCGGAATTTCTCCTGCATGTGCATCAGCTCTTTTTCCAGACGGAACTGAATCTGTCCTTGTTTTTCCGCCTCTGTGTGTAATTTGTCCAACTCTGACGCGTACAGCATCTTCTCCCTCTGCAGATCGCTCAGTCTCGCCTGGTCCGCTTTGATCGCCTGCTCCATTTCCTCCACCTTCACCTGGTACATTTCAAGAGTCTCGATCCATCCTTCGGAAACTCCGCGGGCGtactcctgcacctcctccatAGTGGCCACCGGAGGCCCGCGGTAAGTTTGCGTGATTATGGGCACCACCCGGGACTCCACCTGACGCAGGAGGCGCTCCTTTTCTTGCCTGTGCGCATCTACCATACATTTGTACTCGTTTTCCAGTTGGATAAATCGCTGCTGGAGCTCCTCGTTGGTCTTGTGCGCGACGTGGAGCTCCTTCTCGTAGCTCTTGATGTCGCCGCTGATGTCCCGGCACACCTCCGTCTGCTCGCTGCACAGAGACCGGACCATCTGCAACTCCCGCCATAgcttctccctctccatctcagCCTGGGACTTCTCAAACGACAGCTGCCCGATCATCCTCCTCAGGTCCCGCATCTCACCCAGGTACTTGGGCTCCCATCCCGCCGTCCTCGCTTGTCTGAGTTTGTTTATCTGAGCGATTAGCTGCGCGTTTTCCTGCTCCAGCTGCTTGGTCCTGGACAGATACTGGGCCAGTCTGCTgttgagctgctgcagctgctgcttctcGCTCTCAAAAGTTCTCTTGAAAGGCAACATCGTGGCATCGAATTAGaaaaagtgagtttttaaaaaatgccctgCCTATGTGTTACTTAAGGAGACAGTTTGTCCTGCTGTCATTGGCGTGTGCGTCTGTGGACTGTGATGTTTGCAATCACTGCCCTTTGACaagtgcaggaggaggaggaggaggaggaggaggaagaggagggcgGGTCCTGCCTCACAGGATCGCCCCATGCGCGTCCGCGTCCCTGGCAGATGTGACGCTGCGTTTAGTTGCTGTCTGGAATATTAAACATCTGATGTCATTATATTAACCAAGGGTGAGGCGAAAACAAATTTGAGACTGTAAACTAAAAAATTaacagatgctgaaaatgtgttgtgcatcaaaatgaaatcaaaagatTAGGGGAGAAAATGCGTAAATAaggaaacaaattaaaacaacagtAGGTCAAATTATTGTAGTTGctatgtttaaccctttttaCTGTCATTCActtcatttttgataattttggctgtgttcatgctgTGTAATTTTGGagagattgtgtatttttgtttaatcttggtatttccagctcagctcctacaataaatctaaaatacacagtgggaactgaattgttattttcagactgttaagtgcaaaacatgtgccactgaaacccattcaaactgcaaaattccacagccatcaaagcataaacaCGTGCATTCTaatatttctgggtgtcatatTGGGCTTTTCTTGtaagttgtcatttttacaatgttccacctgatgacatcaattatttatttatttttatttattccataTTTGACatatagagaaaatacatgctatttccactaggtgcactgtcacaatcaatgttgctgctaatcattgacatatcccagactgtgatagtAAAAACAATTGACTTTGCATCATcctaaaacatagtggcattatgagaaaaacctggcatttaaagggttaaaattctgaaaatttattaatatttgatatttatgataaggaCTGATGATGATtgaaaaattaactaaatgaaagtataaaatcatattaatgtcaGACTATGGAAAGTGCTttctgtgtgcagagcagtaccAGTGTTTAacactacacaaaaaataataatgtacaaaaatcaatgttgGTGCTAATTGAAAATGATCAcagtcatatttttaaaaaaaaccttcttagcatgtaatttatttatttattttttaatcttgtttttttacttttttaatctaAAGACATAGTGGCATCACGACAAAAAAACtagcatttaaagagttaagcttctgaaaattaatgaataattgatattcatgattagaagagatgttggttaaaatgaattcaatgaaagtagaaaataataacagtgaagatcatttttttaaagcttgattttgaaaagcacattttgttcaCAGAGCAATAGGAGTGTCTGCAATTTTTGAGTGGGCCCTTAGAGTTAATGAAATTtcatatagatatattttttataactaTATTTCTTTCTAAcatatgaaagaaataaaaaacatttctttctaaCTATATTACTATATTTCTTTATCTTGttaaattcatctttttttcttgcaaactgCCTTTTGTTAcactgtaatgattttttttagaacaaaCTCTTgttgtttgggtttgttttcTGAAGTTTGCACACATTGTCTCTGTGACCTTAAAGGGCCCAGGAAGATTGATGAGTGAGGGGGCTGTGCTGAAACTCCAGTTCTGGAATTTTAGTGAGGTGAGGTGTGTTTTACTTTCTAGTTATCTTCAATACACAGGCTACTTCATTTATAGCTAATCAATTAATGTGTAACAGCAAAAGTGAGGTTATGTATACAAAATGTAAGACCAGTATGCACACATCTGTGTGCAGCTGTTGTGCAGGTTTCCATATGTTTTTGTATACCTTATTTTGTTGTGCTGGTGTCTCtcaaaaatcactgaataaacAATATGaacaaatgaatttaaaaagttgGTCAAATGATTATCTTGTATCGTTGGCAAGACAGGTTTAATGAAATTTCACATACATAACTTATATTTTGTATATCCATTCTTACCGTGTTGCATTCATGTTTTGTCTTCAAAATGGCCCTGTTACTctgtaataatttattttctgtaaaaaaaaaaaaaaaaacaaataaaagaagaagaagttaTTTCAGTAATATTATTTCAGTAATACTAGCAACTGGATGTTAAAAATTACCATTAAATATGAgtatatgtcttttttcttttcaaaaaaagtaaattaaaaaaatctataattcTAATATAAAAGCTGATGATTAAAAAGTCTGCTAATCTGAGTAAATAGGAGCacatctttttcctttttaaaaataaaattatttacagtaattttaccaTAACAATAGTGTTAAAATTCTagtgatttttaataaatatgagtatttctttttcactttaaaaaataaaagcaaaaaataaatagagaaataaaactatatttaagtAATTCTAATATAACAATTGAGTGTAAAAATTCTACTGATTTGAGTAAATATGAgtacatgtctttttttccttttaaatggCGTGAAAACGTCAGTCAGCTGAGTCTTATTATCGGGCTAATTAAATGTATGGCTTGTTTGAAATCTACAAATTACATGCCTTACTGGGGGCACCTGAACGCATCACTTCCACGCAGGCTGCATTGAAGCTTTAATTTCTCGAGGAGCAGCTCCCCCAGGAGGACACAGCGGGAGCTGCAGGAACTAGCTTTATGAAACCCTGGTTGTTTTGCAGTGTCCTGGTATGAAGCGCTGCTGACTGACTGTGGAACCTGACTGCGTTATGAGCGGATCTGAGCTCGTGCTGGTTACAGGTGAAATACTTACTTGTTTTGAGCTAAATACTACAAGTTAGCTCaatacaaactgcaaaaaccGGCATCTTTTGATATTTAATCCCGTCTGCTAGGCTTCGGACCTTTCCGACAGTTCTTGGTAAACCCCAGCTGGACTGCCGCACAGGTGATGTTTGGGGGAAACTAGCGGTCAGTGTTAAATGTCCATCGTGGGACAGACAGACTTATGGGGAATATTCTGTCCCTAAGGGCTTGAAGCTGGTCGGACTGGGAGAGGGGATCG contains:
- the LOC121965767 gene encoding vimentin-like encodes the protein MLPFKRTFESEKQQLQQLNSRLAQYLSRTKQLEQENAQLIAQINKLRQARTAGWEPKYLGEMRDLRRMIGQLSFEKSQAEMEREKLWRELQMVRSLCSEQTEVCRDISGDIKSYEKELHVAHKTNEELQQRFIQLENEYKCMVDAHRQEKERLLRQVESRVVPIITQTYRGPPVATMEEVQEYARGVSEGWIETLEMYQVKVEEMEQAIKADQARLSDLQREKMLYASELDKLHTEAEKQGQIQFRLEKELMHMQEKFRVDFSEYQ